In Silurus meridionalis isolate SWU-2019-XX chromosome 29, ASM1480568v1, whole genome shotgun sequence, one DNA window encodes the following:
- the LOC124382130 gene encoding A-agglutinin anchorage subunit-like: MDMSMRRYTWLAFCLVMSGVSLGKSEENKKTMKYEFIIDIISVTYNDSLSNSKSADYEILVSQVNGALYSIYGCSTCQTHKIYQGVSAMTFSDQAGSVLVKGALVFQSNQHQLNASAIREMFLNAIAGTNKINNLKFNPKFAQVISGSTPSTSTSTTATTRPTITTNHPSSMTATNPVTRSTTLSTIHPTSKNTAHPNSTNTVRPTSTNTVHLTSTNTIRPTSANTVRPTSANTVRPTTTTSTTHPSTHPTAHPTIIITTHNAASSITLNSFLFYTVSFTVFFLTSYSF; this comes from the exons ATGGACATGTCCATGAGAAGATACACATGGCTGGCATTCTGCTTAGTGATGTCAG GAGTGAGTTTGGGGAAATCTGAGGAAAATAAGAAGACAATGAAGTACGAGTTCATTATTGACATCATCAGCGTGACCTACAACGATTCCCTCAGCAACTCTAAATCTGCCGATTATGAAATATTGGTATCACAAGTAAATGGCGCT CTCTACTCTATTTACGGCTGTAGCACGTGTCAGACGCACAAGATTTATCAAGGAGTATCAGCGATGACCTTCAG TGATCAAGCCGGAAGCGTGCTGGTAAAAGGTGCACTCGTGTTCCAGTCGAACCAACACCAACTCAACGCTAGTGCGATCAGAGAGATGTTCCTGAACGCGATCGCTGGCactaacaaaataaacaatcttAAATTCAACCCTAAATTCGCACAAG TTATATCCGGATCTACTCCTTCCACTTCAACCAGCACTACAGCTACCACTCGTCCTACCATCACAACTAATCATCCTTCCAGTATGACCGCCACCAATCCAGTCACTCGTTCCACCACTCTTTCAACCATTCATCCCACCAGTAAAAACACCGCTCATCCCAACAGTACAAACACCGTTCGTCCTACCAGTACAAACACCGTTCATCTCACCAGTACAAACACCATTCGTCCTACCAGTGCAAACACCGTTCGTCCTACCAGTGCAAACACCGTTCGTCCTACCACTACTAcatccaccactcatccctccactCATCCAACCGCACATCCCACTATTATAATCACCACTCACAATGCTGCCTCTTCTATAACCCTGAATTCATTTCTCTTTTATACTGTTTCTTTTACTGTCTTCTTCCTTACCAGCTATTCTTTTTAA